A genomic segment from Glycine soja cultivar W05 chromosome 20, ASM419377v2, whole genome shotgun sequence encodes:
- the LOC114403330 gene encoding ELL-associated factor 2-like, with the protein MANKSQEEPKTAPEPDRWYNLTLGPSFKDDSSNKYCTLRYEFKPASVDKTKPGLLRKTKENRVSVEFQNNQIGKPKVTFEGNSEEYKENDAVLFFDGETLRLERLHRAVKQLRHLRMPGESAGAASTVVAAPSGPALDPRSSPVGKSVKPAPLGRSSFPAVPVEVERIDIGEPENTGIKSGSKRSFDHLNELPINTSPDAKNEVEEHQDIDIHDLFGSETPEDDHNVEEKDNVGFDMNVPHTDDEIADVDDSGDEVDKGPNAAEALEDQVNALGRDEQTSTSSSSSGSSSSESGSESGSGSSSNSDSEGSDEDSVHSI; encoded by the exons ATGGCTAACAAATCTCAAGAAGAGCCCAAGACTGCTCCTGAGCCTGATCGGTGGTACAATCTCACCCTTGGACCTTCCTTCAAAGATGATTCCTCTAATAAATACTGCACCCTACGAT ATGAATTTAAGCCAGCTTCAGTTGATAAGACTAAGCCAGGATTGCTACGCAAGACCAAAGAGAACAGGGTTTCTGTGGAATTTCAGAACAACCAAATAGGAAAGCCCAAGGTGACATTTGAGGGGAATAGTGAGGAATACAAGGAAAATGATGCTGTATTGTTCTTTGATGGTGAGACACTTCGATTGGAGCGGCTTCATAGGGCTGTTAAGCAACTGCGGCATCTACGAATGCCTGGTGAATCTGCAGGTGCTGCATCTACAGTTGTGGCTGCTCCATCTGGACCAGCTTTAGATCCTCGATCATCCCCTGTTGGGAAGTCTGTAAAACCAGCACCTCTTGGCAGGAGCTCATTTCCGGCTGTGCCA GTTGAAGTGGAACGCATTGATATTGGTGAACCCGAGAATACTG GAATCAAATCTGGTTCTAAGAGGTCATTTGATCATCTAAATGAACTGCCCATTAATACCTCACCAGATGCTAAAAATGAAGTCGAGGAACATCAAGATATAGATATTCATGACCTTTTTGGCAGCGAAACACCTGAGGATGACCATAAtgttgaagaaaaagataatgttgGATTTGACATGAATGTTCCACACACTGATGATGAGATCGCCGACGTGGATGATAGTGGTGATGAGGTGGACAAAGGACCCAATGCTGCAGAAGCTCTCGAAGACCAGGTGAATGCACTGGGGAGGGATGAGCAGACATCTACTTCTAGCAGCAGTAGTGGTAGTAGCAGTAGTGAAAGCGGAAGTGAAAGTGGTAGTGGGAGTAGCAGCAATAGTGATAGTGAAGGCAGTGATGAGGACTCGGTTCACTCAATCTGA
- the LOC114403257 gene encoding beta-glucuronosyltransferase GlcAT14A-like — protein MGAERKWLFTLFSAVFLSLMLLLMSSFSAFSTPKVFPSLVHHGSHYPPAFAYFISGGNQDKDRILRLLLAVYHPRNRYLLHLGRDARDEERQALVAAVRAVPVIRTFGNVDVVGKADYVTYLGSSNVAITLRAAAIMLKLDSGWNWFITLSARDYPLITQDDLSHVFSSVSRDLNFIDHTGDLGWKESDRFQPIVVDPGLYLARKSQIFQATEKRPTPDAFKLFTGSPWVILSRPFLEFCIFGWDNLPRTLLMYFTNVKLSQEGYFHSVVCNVPEFKNTTVNGDLRYMIWDNPPKMEPHFLNASVYNQMAESGAAFARQFQLNNPVLDMIDEKILQRGRHRVTPGAWCTGRRSWWVDPCSQWGDVNTVKPGPQAKKLEGSVSNLLDDQNSQTNQCQ, from the exons ATGGGAGCTGAGAGGAAATGGCTTTTCACTCTATTCAGTGCAGTATTCCTATCTCTCATGCTTCTTTTGATGTCCTCTTTCTCTGCCTTTAGTACCCCAAAGGTTTTCCCTTCACTTGTTCATCACGGTTCTCACTACCCTCCAGCTTTTGCATACTTTATCTCTGGTGGTAACCAAGACAAAGACCGGATCTTGCGTTTGTTGTTGGCAGTTTACCATCCTAGGAATAGGTACCTCCTCCATCTTGGGAGGGATGCCAGGGATGAGGAGAGGCAGGCTCTGGTTGCTGCCGTGAGGGCGGTGCCGGTGATTCGCACTTTCGGGAATGTGGATGTGGTTGGCAAGGCTGATTATGTCACCTACTTGGGATCCTCCAATGTTGCCATCACTCTCCGGGCTGCCGCCATTATGCTCAAATTGGATAGTGGGTGGAATTGGTTCATCACCTTGAGTGCACGGGATTATCCTCTCATAACTCAGGATG ATCTGTCCCATGTTTTCTCTTCTGTTAGTAGAGACCTCAATTTCATTGATCACACTGGTGACCTTGGATGGAAAGA GAGTGATAGGTTCCAGCCAATTGTAGTTGACCCGGGACTATATTTAGCAAGGAAAAGTCAAATTTTTCAAGCTACAGAAAAGAGGCCAACGCCTGACGCGTTCAAACTCTTTACAG GTTCACCATGGGTCATCTTGAGCCGGCCCTTTCTGGAGTTCTGCATTTTTGGTTGGGACAATTTACCTCGGACCCTACTGATGTATTTTACAAATGTGAAATTATCTCAAGAAGGGTATTTTCACTCAGTTGTTTGCAATGTGCCAGAATTTAAGAACACGACAGTAAATGGTGACTTACGATATATGATCTGGGACAATCCTCCAAAGATGGAACCTCACTTCCTTAACGCCTCTGTTTACAATCAGATGGCAGAAAGTGGGGCTGCTTTTGCTAGACAGTTTCAACTTAATAATCCTGTGCTGGACATGATTGATGAAAAGATCCTCCAACGTGGTCGCCATCGAGTTACTCCAGGAGCGTGGTGCACCGGACGGAGGAGCTGGTGGGTGGATCCATGCTCCCAATGGGGTGATGTCAACACTGTGAAACCAGGTCCTCAggctaagaagcttgaagggtCTGTTTCTAACCTTCTTGATGACCAGAACTCACAGACCAATCAGTGCCAGTGA